A region of Flavobacterium indicum GPTSA100-9 = DSM 17447 DNA encodes the following proteins:
- a CDS encoding helix-turn-helix domain-containing protein gives MLNIGERITQLRKQFNLSQDELAKKINVSRTIIGNYERNTNTPSIEVLIKIAKTFNVTVDYLIGEGELSSYDKEVMKRIEDIDKLDKNTKEHLYFLVDNVIQNFKTKQAFSV, from the coding sequence ATGTTGAACATTGGAGAAAGAATAACACAGTTAAGAAAACAATTTAATCTCTCGCAAGATGAACTTGCTAAAAAGATTAATGTTTCTAGAACCATTATTGGTAATTATGAAAGAAACACCAATACACCATCTATTGAAGTATTAATTAAAATAGCCAAAACATTTAATGTAACGGTTGATTATTTAATTGGTGAGGGTGAATTATCTTCTTACGATAAAGAAGTAATGAAACGCATAGAAGACATAGACAAATTGGATAAAAACACTAAAGAGCATTTATATTTTTTAGTAGATAACGTAATCCAAAACTTTAAAACAAAACAAGCTTTCTCAGTTTAA
- a CDS encoding RHS repeat-associated core domain-containing protein produces MYYYHSDHLGTGTFLSDTYGNPYQFFLNLPFGETMMEQHSYTGDYTNRYKFNGKELDDETGWYYYGARYYNPRTSLWLSVDPLAEKYPSWSPYCYTMNNPINLVDPDGREPKDPPKRGVRIVLNLGGGALINAAADTRIEQIKKNNPHDKLIVITDDNLGNLKSNVASELAKAKKEGFGQTLELAVFSHSAGDGPIGGYYEDNSKDLSKEPGMTITERGQMSKENWGAVDFNFNKDNSIATFYGCNSASWAEQFFNINTQVKHTAGNSGPAIGMETTKGEVDKAFFTNQDVYLRSFDDETNQVLPMFLYTRGQNTEKEVYGNPTVKSNPKK; encoded by the coding sequence ATGTATTATTACCATAGCGACCATTTAGGAACAGGAACATTTTTATCGGATACTTATGGAAATCCTTATCAATTTTTCTTAAATTTACCATTCGGAGAAACGATGATGGAACAACATAGTTATACAGGAGATTATACCAATAGGTATAAATTTAACGGTAAAGAACTAGACGATGAAACAGGATGGTATTATTACGGAGCAAGATACTACAACCCACGCACGAGTCTGTGGTTAAGTGTTGACCCACTAGCGGAGAAATATCCAAGCTGGTCGCCGTACTGCTATACAATGAATAATCCTATAAATTTAGTTGATCCTGATGGACGTGAACCAAAAGACCCTCCGAAAAGAGGCGTGCGCATTGTTTTGAATTTAGGTGGAGGTGCGTTAATAAATGCTGCAGCAGATACTAGAATCGAACAGATAAAAAAGAATAATCCTCATGATAAATTAATAGTAATAACAGATGACAATTTAGGAAATCTTAAATCAAATGTAGCAAGTGAACTTGCTAAAGCAAAAAAAGAAGGTTTTGGACAGACTTTAGAATTAGCTGTTTTTTCTCATAGCGCAGGAGATGGACCAATTGGTGGTTATTATGAAGATAATTCTAAAGATTTAAGTAAAGAGCCCGGAATGACAATAACTGAAAGAGGTCAAATGAGTAAGGAAAATTGGGGTGCAGTAGATTTTAATTTTAATAAAGATAATAGTATTGCGACTTTTTATGGGTGTAATTCTGCTTCTTGGGCAGAACAATTTTTCAATATTAATACTCAGGTCAAGCATACAGCAGGCAATTCAGGTCCTGCAATTGGAATGGAAACCACAAAAGGTGAAGTTGATAAAGCATTTTTTACAAATCAAGATGTTTATTTAAGAAGTTTTGATGATGAAACCAATCAAGTTTTACCAATGTTTTTATATACAAGAGGTCAAAATACTGAAAAAGAAGTGTATGGTAATCCAACAGTTAAAAGTAATCCAAAAAAATAA
- a CDS encoding type II toxin-antitoxin system RelE/ParE family toxin: protein MTSQENTTYSIRFSDIADKEIEKAIEYYSSKSENGEYNFKLQLNQVLDTLELNPFFQFRYKKIRAIPFKTLPFLVFFEVYENENIVYIYSVFHTSQDPDKYPL from the coding sequence ATGACATCACAAGAAAATACAACTTATAGCATTCGATTTTCTGATATTGCAGATAAAGAAATTGAAAAAGCTATTGAATACTACAGCAGTAAATCTGAAAACGGTGAATATAACTTTAAACTACAACTTAATCAAGTTTTAGACACTTTAGAACTAAATCCGTTCTTTCAGTTTAGATATAAAAAAATTAGAGCCATTCCATTTAAAACACTACCTTTTCTAGTGTTTTTTGAAGTTTATGAAAATGAAAATATAGTGTATATTTATTCTGTTTTTCATACTTCTCAAGATCCTGATAAATATCCGTTATAA
- a CDS encoding toprim domain-containing protein, with amino-acid sequence MEISEIKQNLTIANVLHYYGLKTDKQSRLNCPFHQDKTPSFQVYYKTQTAYCFSSSCKTHGKSMDVIDFILHKENCTKAEAINKAKEILGHQEPNKKERYQQDLSREQFLTNMFQYFKNAISNSKPAKEYLQSRSLDFKKIEVGYNGGQFHHGARKDETLINQCLEYGLLIDKNILGRTGEKAYGVFGKWSICFALRNRENKVVSLYFRSTLNDDKAKHYYLKNRQGLYPNYPNVNTKKLILTESIIDAASLLQIKNIEENYSLLACYGTNGLTEEHIKAIKELKQLEEIIFAFDNDTAGKEAITKYANLLLEEVPGVKISVLEPINKDINETLQLHNEEIFIELLDKRQPFIFSNENKKEEISTKLETPPLGVGGLDFLKRKHLLKNLNIEIGKAGIVGEENSRMLLFLIIISYLNKSPLHALVQGSSGSGKTHIISRIADLMPQEDVLRFTRITESSLYNWGEFDLFQKVVIIEDLDGLKEDALYALREFISNQVLRSSVTIKDKKGNNKSSHKIVKGQFSSLSATTKGETYEDNMSRSFLIAVDESKEQTARIIEYQNKRNAGEIDPNESQKAIGFIQSMVRNLKVYEVINPYATQLHLPEKVHKIRRLNEMYQAVIKQVTFLNQYQRRIASAGNYLITEIEDIEQATEILFESIVLKVDELDGSLRQFFEKLKKYLKEQSKEFTQREIRQEFNISKSQCSRFFIQLAELEYITVKYSGNLRLQKYRVEYWDNHQKLRAEIKDFLMNQIQQIKNSDSK; translated from the coding sequence ATGGAAATATCAGAAATAAAACAAAACTTAACCATCGCCAACGTATTGCATTATTACGGCTTAAAAACCGACAAACAAAGTCGTTTAAATTGTCCGTTCCACCAAGACAAAACCCCAAGTTTTCAAGTGTATTACAAAACACAAACGGCATATTGTTTTAGTAGTAGCTGTAAAACCCACGGCAAAAGTATGGATGTGATTGATTTTATATTGCACAAAGAAAATTGCACTAAAGCAGAAGCCATTAACAAAGCCAAAGAAATTTTAGGACATCAGGAACCTAATAAAAAAGAACGCTACCAACAAGATTTAAGCAGAGAACAGTTTTTAACGAATATGTTTCAATATTTTAAAAATGCCATTAGTAACTCAAAACCAGCCAAAGAATATCTACAAAGTAGAAGTTTAGATTTTAAAAAAATAGAAGTCGGCTATAATGGTGGTCAGTTCCATCACGGAGCAAGAAAAGACGAAACCTTAATCAATCAGTGTTTAGAATATGGATTACTAATTGATAAAAATATTTTAGGTCGCACAGGCGAGAAAGCGTACGGCGTTTTTGGTAAATGGTCAATCTGTTTTGCTTTAAGAAATAGAGAAAATAAAGTAGTATCATTATACTTTAGAAGCACGTTAAACGATGATAAAGCCAAGCATTACTACTTAAAAAATCGACAAGGTTTATATCCCAATTATCCAAATGTAAATACTAAAAAACTGATTTTAACGGAAAGTATAATTGATGCAGCTTCATTACTTCAGATAAAAAATATTGAGGAAAATTACAGTTTACTAGCGTGTTACGGAACCAACGGACTAACGGAAGAACACATCAAAGCTATAAAAGAACTCAAACAATTAGAAGAAATCATCTTTGCTTTTGACAACGATACCGCAGGAAAAGAAGCTATTACAAAATATGCCAACCTACTTTTAGAAGAAGTACCAGGAGTAAAAATAAGCGTGTTAGAACCTATAAACAAAGACATCAACGAAACACTACAACTACACAACGAAGAAATATTTATTGAACTTTTAGACAAAAGACAACCATTTATTTTTTCAAATGAAAATAAAAAGGAAGAAATATCCACAAAGTTAGAAACTCCCCCTTTGGGGGTTGGGGGGCTTGACTTCTTAAAACGAAAACATCTACTAAAAAACTTAAATATAGAAATCGGCAAAGCAGGCATCGTTGGAGAAGAAAACAGCAGAATGTTATTATTTTTAATCATCATTAGTTATTTAAACAAAAGCCCATTACACGCACTAGTTCAAGGTTCCAGCGGAAGCGGAAAAACACATATAATCTCAAGAATTGCAGACCTTATGCCTCAAGAAGACGTGTTAAGATTTACACGAATTACAGAGAGTAGTTTATACAATTGGGGTGAGTTTGACTTATTCCAAAAGGTAGTAATTATTGAAGATTTAGACGGTTTAAAAGAAGATGCACTATATGCTTTAAGGGAATTTATAAGCAATCAAGTATTACGAAGTTCTGTAACTATCAAAGACAAAAAAGGAAACAATAAAAGCAGTCATAAAATAGTAAAAGGTCAGTTCTCCAGTTTATCAGCCACAACAAAAGGCGAAACCTACGAGGATAATATGAGCAGAAGTTTTTTAATTGCAGTAGATGAAAGCAAGGAACAAACCGCAAGAATAATCGAATACCAAAACAAACGCAATGCTGGAGAAATAGACCCAAACGAAAGTCAAAAAGCAATAGGATTTATACAAAGTATGGTAAGAAATTTAAAGGTTTATGAAGTTATAAATCCATACGCAACACAATTACATTTACCTGAAAAAGTCCACAAAATAAGACGATTAAACGAAATGTATCAAGCGGTAATAAAACAAGTAACCTTCTTAAATCAATACCAAAGGCGGATAGCATCCGCAGGCAATTATTTAATTACTGAGATTGAAGATATTGAACAAGCAACGGAAATATTATTTGAATCTATAGTTTTGAAAGTAGATGAATTAGACGGCAGTTTAAGACAGTTTTTTGAGAAGTTAAAGAAATATTTAAAAGAGCAAAGTAAAGAATTTACTCAAAGAGAAATAAGGCAAGAATTTAACATCAGTAAAAGCCAATGTTCAAGGTTTTTTATTCAGTTGGCAGAATTAGAATATATCACGGTAAAATACAGCGGAAATCTTCGGTTACAAAAATATAGAGTTGAATACTGGGACAATCATCAAAAGTTAAGAGCAGAGATTAAAGACTTCTTAATGAATCAGATACAGCAAATAAAGAATAGTGATAGTAAATGA
- a CDS encoding tyrosine-type recombinase/integrase has translation MGAPSKHKIYTEYYQTEAINYKKHLDILGLNPETTQARYLYLKEFFSWLENVKIFEIEKVTPKEIANYNNYLKEKISQRTKQKLKQKSIHDNMRNLQQYLGYLLELGSIKSSPASHLKFTPINEKVERFIFNQNQIQELYKIANLEEKAILNIGYGCGLRVQEMSDLNKEDIRFSENLVIVQKGKNSKRRLVPISDKIKTELEEFIFSNENKRNEVFLHSKGQRMQSGTLNKRLKKLIHKAKLNIDETQLNTIGIHNLRHSIATHLLQNGMKLEQVQKFLGHSHIETTEMYTHVSADQIKNVVREHQKESEATKKHSEQSTEIYTHITQNQLNELVKRVES, from the coding sequence ATGGGTGCTCCAAGTAAACACAAAATCTACACGGAATACTACCAAACAGAAGCCATAAACTACAAAAAACATTTAGATATTTTAGGATTAAATCCCGAAACCACACAAGCAAGATATTTATATCTGAAGGAGTTTTTTAGTTGGTTAGAGAATGTGAAAATATTTGAAATAGAAAAAGTTACACCAAAAGAAATAGCAAACTATAACAACTATTTAAAAGAAAAAATTAGTCAAAGAACTAAACAAAAACTAAAGCAGAAATCTATTCATGATAATATGCGAAATCTTCAACAATATTTAGGGTATTTATTAGAATTAGGAAGTATAAAAAGCAGTCCAGCATCACATTTAAAATTTACTCCAATCAATGAAAAAGTAGAACGATTTATTTTTAACCAGAACCAAATACAAGAACTCTATAAAATAGCCAATTTAGAAGAAAAAGCGATATTAAATATTGGTTATGGTTGTGGGTTAAGAGTACAAGAAATGAGCGACTTAAACAAAGAAGATATTAGATTTAGTGAGAATTTAGTAATAGTTCAAAAAGGTAAAAACAGCAAACGCAGATTAGTTCCTATAAGTGATAAAATCAAAACAGAATTAGAAGAATTTATTTTTTCAAATGAAAATAAAAGAAATGAAGTTTTTCTACATAGCAAAGGACAACGAATGCAGTCGGGAACACTCAACAAACGATTAAAAAAGCTTATCCATAAAGCAAAATTAAATATAGATGAAACTCAATTAAACACCATCGGAATACATAATTTAAGACATAGCATCGCAACACATCTACTACAAAACGGAATGAAACTCGAACAGGTTCAAAAATTTTTAGGACATAGCCACATTGAAACCACAGAAATGTACACGCACGTCAGTGCAGACCAAATAAAAAATGTGGTTCGTGAACACCAAAAAGAAAGCGAAGCCACTAAAAAACACAGTGAACAAAGTACAGAAATTTACACACATATAACTCAAAATCAACTAAACGAGCTTGTTAAGCGAGTGGAATCTTGA
- a CDS encoding tyrosine-type recombinase/integrase encodes MRIEEYLQKKYSKSTLSSNLYLIKRFTDYYDKKAPKATFKDVLNYIEHLRKNYDLSPKTLRHCLYGVKIYFNYLLEIGQRKDHPCSELFLKDKIDRQIQVDSLYSPETLETFFETYQIKKKKYLENRNKIIISLLIYQALTVKEIAELEVENINLEKCEIYIKGSEEVTSKSPQARTLPLQAKQILLVYNYLNEDRIKLLKYNNKKESSIFILGQYGEKINAHGISKMINEQKPKTEQIQPMKIRQSVIANLLKKENDTRIVQVFSGHKRASTTIQYKQTEFEILQNAVNNYHPIR; translated from the coding sequence ATGAGAATTGAAGAATATCTACAGAAAAAATACAGCAAAAGCACCTTATCCAGTAATCTATATTTGATAAAAAGATTTACAGATTACTACGATAAAAAAGCGCCAAAAGCCACATTTAAAGACGTTTTAAATTACATTGAACACTTACGAAAGAATTACGATTTAAGTCCAAAAACATTACGACATTGCTTGTATGGAGTAAAAATTTACTTCAACTATTTATTAGAAATTGGACAAAGAAAGGATCATCCTTGCAGTGAATTATTTTTAAAAGATAAAATAGATAGACAAATACAAGTCGACTCGCTTTATAGCCCAGAAACACTAGAAACCTTTTTTGAAACCTACCAAATTAAAAAGAAAAAGTATTTAGAAAATAGAAATAAAATTATCATTAGTTTATTGATTTATCAAGCCTTAACCGTCAAAGAAATAGCAGAATTAGAAGTTGAAAACATCAATTTAGAAAAGTGTGAAATCTACATCAAAGGAAGTGAAGAAGTTACTTCAAAAAGTCCACAAGCAAGAACATTACCACTACAAGCCAAACAAATATTATTGGTTTATAACTACTTAAATGAAGATAGAATTAAACTGCTGAAATACAATAATAAAAAAGAAAGTAGCATCTTTATTTTAGGACAATATGGAGAAAAAATAAATGCACACGGAATCAGTAAAATGATAAACGAACAAAAACCAAAAACCGAGCAAATACAACCAATGAAAATTAGACAATCTGTAATTGCCAATCTTTTAAAAAAAGAAAACGACACAAGAATAGTACAAGTATTTAGCGGACACAAACGAGCAAGTACAACAATCCAATACAAACAAACTGAATTTGAAATCTTGCAAAATGCTGTAAACAATTACCACCCAATTAGATAG